The following are encoded in a window of uncultured Pseudomonas sp. genomic DNA:
- a CDS encoding chorismate mutase, with product MEVKCSSLSEVRESIDNVDRAIVALLAERGNLVTQAASFKKTTDDVKAPSRVEHVISKVTALAQAQGANPEVVERVYRAMISAFIEAELREHCFLSENRGKPEHA from the coding sequence ATGGAAGTTAAATGCAGTTCGCTAAGTGAGGTCCGCGAAAGTATCGACAATGTTGATCGTGCAATCGTAGCGTTACTCGCAGAACGCGGAAATCTTGTCACTCAAGCAGCGTCATTCAAGAAAACAACAGACGATGTAAAAGCACCCAGCCGGGTAGAGCACGTCATTTCAAAAGTCACGGCGCTCGCACAAGCGCAAGGCGCTAATCCTGAGGTAGTGGAGCGCGTCTATCGCGCCATGATCTCGGCCTTTATTGAGGCAGAGCTTAGAGAGCATTGTTTTCTTAGCGAAAATCGCGGGAAACCCGAGCACGCGTAA
- a CDS encoding GFA family protein, with translation MSHSKASCLCGAVKITAEEVNPKFTVCHCQSCRTWGGAPFFAVKCGAKVKIEGADKVKMYESSSWASRGFCIECGTHLFFKFKESGEYNMPVGLFSGLNGLEMDMQYFSDMRPSYYCFSNKTQEMTTAEIMAYFAQEV, from the coding sequence ATGTCTCATTCAAAAGCAAGCTGTCTTTGTGGTGCGGTGAAAATTACCGCCGAAGAAGTGAATCCTAAATTTACCGTCTGCCATTGCCAGTCCTGCAGGACGTGGGGTGGTGCGCCATTTTTTGCTGTTAAGTGCGGTGCTAAAGTTAAAATCGAAGGGGCTGATAAAGTTAAGATGTATGAGTCGTCGTCTTGGGCGTCTCGTGGGTTTTGCATAGAATGCGGGACGCATTTGTTTTTTAAATTTAAAGAAAGCGGTGAATATAATATGCCTGTTGGTTTGTTTTCAGGCTTGAATGGCCTGGAGATGGATATGCAGTATTTTAGTGATATGAGACCAAGTTACTATTGCTTTTCAAATAAAACACAGGAGATGACAACGGCTGAGATAATGGCTTATTTTGCACAGGAAGTGTAA
- the gdhA gene encoding NADP-specific glutamate dehydrogenase produces the protein MSESVELFLSRLKQRDPDQPEFHQAVEEVLRSLWPFLEANPRYLQAGIVERMVEPERVVMFRVSWVDDAGRVQVNRGYRVQMNSAIGPYKGGLRFHPSVNLGVLKFLAFEQVFKNSLTSLPMGGGKGGSDFNPKGKSDNEVMRFCQAFMSELYRHIGADLDVPAGDIGVGGREIGYMFGQYKRLANQFTSVLTGKGISYGGSLIRPEATGYGCVYFAQEMLKRIDRGVEGQRVAISGSGNVAQFAAQKVMELGGLVVSMSDSEGTLHTPDGLTEEQWLHLMELKNVRRGRLSEMAAHFNLNFLGGQRPWHLPCDIALPCATQNELDAEDARTLLKNGCFCVAEGANMPSTLDAVDLFIDAGICFAPGKASNAGGVATSGLEMSQNAMRLNWTAGEVDERLHSIMQSIHSACVRYGEENGRINYVKGANIAGFVKVADAMLAQGVV, from the coding sequence ATGAGCGAATCCGTCGAGCTTTTCCTCTCCCGCCTAAAGCAGCGCGACCCTGATCAGCCTGAGTTTCATCAGGCCGTGGAAGAGGTATTGCGCTCGCTTTGGCCGTTCCTGGAAGCCAACCCGCGTTACCTGCAGGCCGGCATCGTTGAACGCATGGTTGAGCCGGAGCGGGTAGTCATGTTTCGGGTGTCCTGGGTTGATGATGCCGGGCGTGTGCAGGTCAACCGCGGCTATCGGGTGCAGATGAACAGCGCCATTGGCCCGTACAAGGGCGGCCTGCGCTTTCACCCGTCGGTCAACCTCGGCGTGCTCAAGTTCCTGGCCTTCGAGCAAGTGTTCAAGAACTCGCTGACCTCGCTGCCCATGGGCGGCGGTAAGGGCGGTTCGGACTTCAACCCGAAGGGCAAAAGCGACAACGAAGTGATGCGCTTCTGTCAGGCCTTTATGAGCGAGCTGTACCGCCACATCGGTGCTGATCTGGACGTGCCGGCGGGCGACATTGGCGTCGGCGGCCGCGAGATCGGCTACATGTTTGGCCAGTACAAGCGCTTGGCCAACCAGTTCACCTCCGTGCTGACCGGCAAAGGCATCAGCTACGGCGGCAGCCTGATTCGTCCGGAAGCCACCGGTTATGGCTGCGTGTACTTCGCCCAGGAAATGCTCAAGCGCATTGACCGTGGCGTTGAAGGGCAGCGCGTGGCAATTTCCGGTTCGGGCAACGTGGCGCAATTTGCCGCGCAGAAAGTCATGGAGCTGGGCGGGCTGGTGGTGTCGATGTCGGACTCCGAAGGCACCTTGCACACCCCAGACGGCCTGACCGAAGAACAGTGGCTGCACCTGATGGAGCTGAAGAACGTACGCCGTGGTCGCCTTAGCGAGATGGCTGCGCACTTCAACCTGAACTTCCTTGGCGGTCAGCGTCCTTGGCACCTGCCATGCGATATCGCCCTGCCATGCGCCACGCAGAACGAACTGGATGCCGAAGACGCCCGTACCCTGTTGAAAAACGGCTGCTTCTGCGTGGCCGAAGGGGCCAACATGCCCTCGACCCTGGACGCGGTGGACCTGTTTATCGACGCCGGCATCTGCTTCGCCCCCGGCAAAGCCTCGAACGCCGGCGGCGTGGCCACCAGCGGTTTGGAGATGAGCCAGAACGCCATGCGCCTGAACTGGACCGCAGGCGAGGTGGACGAGCGCCTGCACAGCATCATGCAAAGCATCCACAGCGCCTGTGTGCGCTACGGCGAAGAGAACGGCCGCATCAACTACGTTAAAGGTGCCAACATCGCCGGCTTCGTTAAAGTTGCCGATGCCATGCTGGCGCAGGGCGTGGTCTAA
- a CDS encoding Glu/Leu/Phe/Val dehydrogenase dimerization domain-containing protein, with product MSVFSHIDFDHHEQVVYGHDKTSGLKAIIAIHNSNLGPALGGCRMWPYANDDEALRDVLRLSRGMTYKSALANLPLGGGKAVIIGDSHTGKSTALFQAMGDFVDSLGGRYITAADSGTGVAEMQIMAERTRHVSGAEQREAFSGGTRNGDPSPATAYGVFIGIQAAVKHRLGRDDLCGLKVAIQGVGQVGFDLARQLKEAGAELWVTDIVEANVRRAVEQLGATAVTQQAIFALDVDVFAPCAMGGIINQKTLETLRAPIIAGAANNQLADASLAETLRRNECLYAPDYAINAGGIIDVYYGRSGGSAAQLLAHIEGIGATLEQIFQRAEAAGKTTVAIADQLAEERFAR from the coding sequence GTGTCCGTGTTTTCTCATATTGATTTCGACCACCACGAGCAGGTGGTGTATGGCCATGACAAAACCAGCGGCTTGAAGGCGATTATCGCCATTCACAACAGCAACCTCGGCCCGGCGCTTGGTGGCTGCCGCATGTGGCCCTACGCCAATGACGATGAGGCGCTGCGCGATGTACTGCGCTTGTCGCGCGGCATGACCTACAAGTCGGCGTTGGCCAACCTGCCGCTGGGTGGCGGTAAGGCGGTGATCATCGGTGATTCACACACCGGTAAAAGCACGGCGCTGTTCCAGGCCATGGGCGATTTTGTCGACAGCCTGGGCGGGCGCTACATCACCGCCGCCGACTCCGGCACCGGCGTGGCGGAAATGCAGATCATGGCCGAGCGCACCCGGCATGTGTCCGGTGCCGAGCAGCGCGAAGCGTTCTCCGGCGGCACGCGTAATGGCGATCCCTCGCCAGCCACTGCCTACGGGGTGTTTATCGGTATTCAGGCGGCGGTCAAACATCGCCTCGGTCGTGATGACCTGTGTGGCCTAAAAGTGGCGATTCAGGGCGTCGGGCAGGTGGGGTTTGATCTGGCTCGGCAGTTGAAGGAAGCCGGTGCCGAATTGTGGGTAACCGACATCGTCGAGGCCAATGTGCGTCGCGCAGTCGAGCAGTTAGGGGCTACGGCGGTAACCCAGCAGGCAATTTTCGCGCTGGATGTGGATGTATTTGCGCCGTGCGCCATGGGCGGCATTATCAACCAGAAAACCCTGGAAACCCTGCGTGCACCGATCATCGCCGGCGCGGCCAACAACCAGCTGGCCGATGCCAGCCTGGCGGAAACCCTGCGCCGCAACGAGTGCCTGTATGCGCCGGATTACGCGATCAATGCCGGCGGCATCATAGATGTGTACTACGGCCGCAGCGGCGGCAGTGCCGCGCAGTTGCTGGCGCATATCGAAGGCATTGGCGCGACGCTGGAGCAGATATTCCAGCGAGCAGAGGCGGCGGGTAAAACCACGGTGGCAATTGCCGATCAGCTCGCCGAGGAGCGATTCGCACGCTAA
- a CDS encoding indolepyruvate ferredoxin oxidoreductase family protein, which yields MSLAEIRLDDKYRLATGHLYLTGTQALTRLPMLQKQRDAAHGLNTACFISGYRGSPLGGLDKSLWDAKQYLKDNHIHFQPGVNEELAGTAVWGSQQTNLFPGARYDGVFAMWYGKGPGVDRCGDVFKHGNSAGVSEHGGVLLLAGDDHGCKSSTLANQSEHAFIAASIPVLNPADVQELLDYGIIGWELSRYSGCWVALKTIAENVDSSAVVDVDPLRIQVKTPDDFQLPEDGVHIRWPDPPLVQEARLNTYKIYAARAFALANNLNQIKLDSPNPRLGIITAGKSYLDVRQALEDLGLDEALCAQVGLRVLKVGMSWPLEPVSVHEFAEGLDEILVVEEKRSIIEDQLTGQLYNWPVGKRPVVVGEFDEAGHSLLPNLSELTPAMIARAIAKRLAPIYSSASIDERLDFLAAKEASLAAPKHHTVRTPHFCSGCPHNTSTKLPEGSRAQGGIGCHYMTQWMDRNTDTFTQMGGEGATWIGQAPFTDTPHIFQNLGDGTYFHSGQLAIRAAVAAGVNITYKILYNDAVAMTGGQPIDGELRVDQLSQQVYAEGVKRIAVVTDEPEKYPTRATFAPNVTFHHRRELDAVQRELREFQGCSVIIYDQTCATEKRRRRKRGKLVDPQKRAFINAAVCEGCGDCSVKSNCLSVLPLETELGRKREIDQNSCNKDFSCVEGFCPSFVTVHGGALRKPSAVGHGALFVALPEPKQPSLQRPWNILLPGVGGSGVTTVGALLGMAAHIEGKGCSVLDQAGLAQKFGPVVTHIRIAAKQADIFAVRIAAGETDLLLGCDLVVAASEDALAKLNDKIAHAVVNSHETATAEFTRNADAQVPGAAMREAISEAVGAGKTHFVDASHLATRLLGDSIATNLFMLGFAYQKGLVPVSAEAIEKAIELNAVAVQLNQQAFLWGRRAAHDIAAVERLAKPDVFEAPRCQTLDEIIADRVRRLTAYQNAAYAERYRQQVARVQAVDKSADQALSKAVARYYFKLLAYKDEYEVARLYSDDSFTQQLEAQFSGDYRLQFHLAPSWLCKPDASTGEPRKRQFGPWMLTAFGVLAKFKFLRGTPLDLFGYSAERKLELALIEEYEQSLEYLLKQLNADNYRTAVALAELPEQIRGYGHVKAHSLVKAREQSSQLKARMLVSEIQAVRLFEPAA from the coding sequence ATGTCTCTGGCCGAGATCCGCCTGGATGACAAGTATCGTCTTGCCACAGGCCACCTGTACCTGACCGGCACCCAGGCCTTGACCCGCCTGCCGATGCTGCAGAAGCAACGCGACGCGGCCCATGGCCTGAATACCGCGTGTTTTATTTCCGGCTACCGGGGCTCGCCGCTGGGCGGCCTCGACAAGAGCCTGTGGGACGCCAAGCAGTACCTCAAAGACAACCACATCCACTTCCAGCCAGGGGTCAACGAGGAGTTGGCCGGCACCGCGGTGTGGGGCAGCCAGCAGACCAACCTGTTCCCCGGAGCGCGCTACGACGGCGTGTTCGCCATGTGGTACGGCAAGGGGCCGGGCGTGGACCGCTGTGGCGATGTATTCAAACACGGCAACTCGGCCGGCGTTTCCGAGCATGGCGGCGTGTTGCTGCTGGCTGGTGACGACCATGGCTGCAAGTCGTCGACGTTGGCCAACCAGAGTGAGCATGCGTTTATTGCCGCTTCGATCCCGGTGCTCAACCCCGCCGACGTTCAGGAACTGCTCGACTACGGCATCATCGGTTGGGAATTGTCGCGCTACAGCGGCTGCTGGGTGGCGCTGAAAACCATCGCCGAGAACGTCGATTCCTCGGCCGTGGTCGATGTCGACCCACTGCGTATTCAGGTGAAAACCCCGGACGACTTCCAGCTGCCGGAAGACGGCGTGCACATTCGTTGGCCTGATCCGCCCTTGGTTCAGGAGGCGCGCCTCAATACCTACAAGATCTATGCGGCGCGGGCTTTTGCCTTGGCCAATAACCTCAACCAGATCAAGCTGGATTCGCCCAATCCGCGCCTCGGTATTATCACCGCCGGCAAGTCCTACCTAGACGTGCGCCAGGCCCTCGAAGACCTCGGCCTGGATGAAGCACTGTGCGCCCAGGTGGGCTTGCGCGTGCTCAAGGTCGGCATGAGTTGGCCGCTGGAGCCGGTCTCGGTGCATGAGTTCGCCGAGGGGCTGGACGAGATTCTGGTGGTCGAGGAAAAGCGCAGCATCATCGAAGATCAGCTCACCGGCCAGCTCTACAACTGGCCAGTGGGCAAGCGCCCGGTGGTGGTTGGCGAGTTCGACGAAGCCGGTCATTCGCTGCTGCCGAACCTCTCCGAACTGACCCCAGCGATGATCGCTCGCGCCATCGCCAAGCGCCTTGCACCGATCTACAGCAGTGCCAGTATTGATGAACGCTTGGACTTTCTCGCCGCTAAAGAGGCCTCGCTGGCTGCGCCCAAGCACCATACCGTGCGCACCCCGCACTTCTGCTCGGGTTGCCCGCATAACACCTCGACCAAGCTGCCGGAAGGTAGCCGCGCCCAGGGCGGTATCGGTTGCCACTACATGACCCAGTGGATGGACCGCAACACCGACACCTTTACCCAGATGGGCGGCGAGGGCGCGACCTGGATTGGCCAGGCGCCGTTCACCGACACCCCGCACATCTTCCAGAACCTCGGCGACGGCACCTACTTTCACTCAGGTCAGTTAGCCATCCGCGCGGCCGTGGCCGCCGGGGTGAATATCACCTACAAAATTCTCTACAACGATGCGGTGGCCATGACCGGCGGCCAGCCGATTGACGGCGAGCTGCGCGTCGATCAGCTCAGCCAGCAGGTCTATGCCGAGGGCGTTAAGCGCATTGCCGTGGTCACCGACGAGCCGGAGAAGTACCCGACCCGCGCCACCTTTGCGCCGAATGTGACCTTCCACCATCGCCGCGAACTGGATGCCGTGCAGCGCGAGCTGCGTGAGTTTCAGGGCTGTTCAGTGATCATCTATGACCAGACCTGCGCCACCGAGAAGCGCCGTCGGCGCAAGCGCGGCAAGCTGGTTGATCCGCAGAAGCGTGCCTTTATCAACGCGGCCGTCTGCGAAGGCTGCGGTGATTGCAGCGTGAAATCCAACTGCCTGTCGGTGCTGCCGCTGGAGACTGAGCTGGGGCGCAAGCGCGAGATCGACCAGAACTCCTGCAACAAGGATTTCAGCTGCGTCGAGGGCTTCTGCCCAAGCTTTGTCACCGTGCATGGCGGTGCGCTGCGTAAACCCAGCGCCGTGGGCCATGGCGCGTTGTTTGTCGCCCTGCCAGAGCCTAAGCAACCCAGCCTGCAGCGGCCCTGGAATATCCTGCTGCCGGGTGTCGGCGGCAGCGGTGTGACCACAGTCGGTGCGCTGCTGGGCATGGCGGCGCATATCGAAGGCAAGGGTTGCAGCGTGCTCGATCAGGCTGGCCTGGCGCAGAAATTCGGCCCGGTGGTGACCCATATCCGCATCGCCGCCAAGCAGGCCGACATCTTCGCCGTGCGCATTGCCGCCGGCGAAACTGACCTGCTGCTGGGGTGCGACTTGGTGGTGGCCGCCAGCGAAGATGCGCTGGCCAAACTGAATGACAAAATCGCCCATGCGGTGGTCAACAGCCACGAAACCGCCACCGCCGAGTTCACCCGCAACGCTGATGCACAAGTGCCGGGAGCGGCCATGCGCGAGGCAATCAGCGAGGCGGTGGGGGCGGGCAAAACCCACTTCGTCGATGCCAGCCACCTGGCCACACGGCTGCTCGGCGACAGCATTGCCACCAACCTGTTTATGCTCGGTTTTGCCTACCAGAAAGGCCTGGTGCCGGTATCGGCTGAGGCGATTGAAAAGGCCATTGAGCTGAATGCCGTGGCGGTACAGCTCAATCAGCAGGCGTTCCTCTGGGGCCGCCGCGCCGCGCACGATATTGCTGCGGTCGAGCGCCTGGCTAAGCCAGACGTGTTTGAGGCGCCGCGCTGTCAAACCCTGGACGAAATCATTGCCGACCGTGTCCGCCGTTTGACCGCCTACCAGAACGCCGCCTATGCCGAGCGTTATCGCCAGCAGGTGGCGCGGGTGCAGGCCGTGGACAAGAGCGCCGACCAGGCACTGAGCAAGGCCGTGGCGCGGTACTACTTCAAGCTGCTGGCCTACAAGGACGAGTACGAAGTGGCGCGGCTGTACAGCGACGACAGCTTTACCCAGCAGCTGGAGGCGCAATTCAGTGGCGACTATCGCCTGCAGTTCCACCTGGCACCGTCCTGGCTATGCAAGCCAGACGCCAGCACCGGCGAGCCGCGCAAGCGTCAATTCGGCCCCTGGATGCTCACAGCCTTCGGCGTACTGGCCAAGTTCAAGTTTCTCCGTGGCACGCCGCTGGACCTGTTCGGCTACAGCGCCGAGCGCAAGCTGGAACTGGCGTTGATCGAGGAGTACGAGCAAAGCCTGGAGTACCTGCTTAAACAGCTCAATGCCGACAACTACCGCACAGCGGTGGCGCTGGCCGAACTGCCCGAGCAGATTCGTGGCTATGGCCACGTCAAAGCCCACAGCCTGGTCAAGGCTCGCGAGCAGAGCAGCCAGCTCAAGGCCCGTATGTTGGTGAGCGAAATTCAGGCCGTTCGGCTGTTCGAACCGGCCGCTTAA
- a CDS encoding Lrp/AsnC family transcriptional regulator, translated as MQEKLSPIDRKILRLLQHNADLSAAEIAEKVELSQSPCWRRIHRMQEDGIIERKVALLSHKQLGFSITVFVDIKLSAHGRSNLEEFEQAVVGYPEVLECFTMAGGSDYLLKVVAKDIASYERFLRDHLLQRPHVHEAHSHIAMSEVKRTTELPLD; from the coding sequence ATGCAAGAAAAACTCAGCCCCATCGACCGCAAGATTCTCCGCCTGCTGCAACACAACGCCGACCTCTCTGCGGCCGAGATCGCCGAGAAGGTCGAGCTGTCACAATCGCCGTGCTGGCGGCGGATTCACCGCATGCAGGAAGACGGCATTATCGAGCGCAAAGTCGCCCTGCTCAGCCACAAGCAACTGGGCTTTAGCATCACCGTGTTTGTCGATATCAAGCTCTCGGCCCACGGCCGCAGCAACCTGGAAGAGTTCGAGCAGGCGGTGGTCGGCTACCCGGAAGTGCTGGAGTGTTTCACCATGGCCGGCGGCTCGGACTACCTGCTCAAGGTGGTGGCCAAGGACATCGCCAGTTACGAGCGTTTCCTGCGCGACCACCTGCTGCAACGCCCGCATGTGCACGAAGCGCATTCGCATATCGCCATGAGCGAGGTCAAACGCACCACCGAGTTGCCGCTGGATTAA
- the phnP gene encoding phosphonate metabolism protein PhnP, with translation MRLTLLGTGDARQVPVYNCSCAACDSARVYPARRRGPCSALIECGSQRWLIDSGLPDLAERFPPHSLSGILQTHYHADHAQGLLHLRWGQGLSIPVHGPDDPQGLADLYKHPGILDFSQPFAAFERRLLGELSVTALPLNHSKPTFGYLLQGVAESGLTRRIAYLTDTLGVPDASAEVLRQQPLDLLVLDCSSAPQPFAPRNHNDLTRALEVIEQLKPQQTVLTHIGHSFDSWLLDNPDALPPGVSLAVDGQVL, from the coding sequence ATGCGCCTGACCCTGCTCGGCACGGGCGATGCGCGGCAGGTGCCAGTGTACAACTGCAGTTGTGCGGCCTGCGACAGTGCGCGGGTCTACCCGGCACGCCGCCGCGGCCCTTGCAGCGCATTGATCGAATGCGGCTCGCAGCGCTGGCTGATTGACTCGGGGCTGCCGGATCTGGCTGAGCGCTTCCCGCCCCATAGCCTCAGCGGCATTCTGCAAACCCACTACCACGCCGACCACGCCCAGGGCTTGTTGCACCTGCGGTGGGGGCAGGGGCTGAGCATTCCCGTACACGGCCCGGATGACCCGCAAGGCTTGGCCGACCTCTATAAACACCCCGGTATTCTCGATTTCAGCCAGCCGTTTGCGGCATTCGAGCGGCGGCTGTTGGGCGAGCTGAGCGTCACGGCGCTGCCGCTGAATCACTCCAAACCGACCTTTGGTTATTTATTGCAAGGCGTCGCTGAAAGCGGACTAACTCGGCGGATCGCCTACCTGACCGATACCCTCGGCGTACCGGATGCCAGTGCCGAGGTGTTGAGGCAGCAGCCGTTGGACCTGCTGGTGCTGGATTGCTCCAGCGCGCCGCAACCCTTCGCCCCGCGCAACCACAACGACCTCACCCGTGCGCTGGAAGTGATCGAGCAGCTCAAGCCACAACAGACCGTGCTCACCCATATCGGCCACAGCTTCGATAGCTGGTTGCTGGATAACCCCGACGCCTTGCCGCCCGGCGTGAGCTTGGCCGTTGACGGGCAAGTGTTGTAA
- the phnN gene encoding phosphonate metabolism protein/1,5-bisphosphokinase (PRPP-forming) PhnN → MSGRLIYLMGPSGSGKDSLLNAARERLAESGCVIARRVITRSAEALGEDAIGVSPAEFDAQEQAGVFALSWRANGLAYGIPRQIDGWLAAGQDVLVNGSRGYLPQARLRYPALIGVLLTVEAPVLRERLLRRGRESIEQIEQRLARNAQFDAAAAERDGLHLLDNSGALEWARDNLLALHGASRACA, encoded by the coding sequence ATGAGCGGCAGGTTGATCTATTTAATGGGGCCTTCGGGCTCGGGCAAGGACAGCCTGTTGAATGCCGCGCGCGAGCGTCTAGCCGAAAGCGGTTGTGTCATCGCGCGGCGGGTGATTACCCGCTCGGCGGAAGCCTTGGGCGAGGACGCCATTGGCGTTTCTCCCGCCGAGTTTGATGCCCAGGAGCAAGCCGGCGTATTTGCCCTGAGCTGGCGCGCCAATGGCCTGGCCTACGGCATCCCCCGGCAGATCGATGGCTGGCTGGCGGCGGGGCAGGATGTGTTGGTCAATGGCTCGCGGGGTTATCTGCCGCAGGCTCGCCTGCGTTACCCGGCGCTGATCGGCGTGTTGCTCACGGTCGAGGCGCCGGTACTGCGCGAGCGCTTGCTCAGGCGCGGCCGTGAAAGCATCGAGCAGATCGAGCAGCGCCTGGCGCGAAATGCGCAGTTCGACGCCGCTGCCGCCGAGCGTGATGGCCTGCACCTCTTGGATAACTCCGGGGCGCTTGAGTGGGCGCGGGATAATCTATTGGCCTTGCATGGGGCCAGCCGCGCATGCGCCTGA
- a CDS encoding alpha-D-ribose 1-methylphosphonate 5-triphosphate diphosphatase → MPAEQIFTQARVVTAEQEFVGTVVLRDGLIAQVEEGISRLPQAQNMNGDYLLPGLVELHTDNLEKYMSPRPGVDWPSVSAVQTHDAQIVSAGITTVFDALSIGDVNPRGKRMQQLPAMLEAIATAASAGHLRADHRLHLRCELCHPDTLAVFRDLLEHPQVALVSVMDHSPGQRQFAQESKYREYYMGKYHLSEAEMNAFIKEQVANSIEYSDRHRRAIVEACHARGLSVASHDDATLAHVQESAGYGMSIAEFPTTLEAAQASHRLGLKVLMGAPNIVRGGSHSGNIAAAELAQHGVLDILSSDYYPASLLQAALLLAAQDNGYDLPRAIATVSRAPAQAAGLTDRGEIRVGLRADLLQAQVHDGHAVIQQVWRQAKRVF, encoded by the coding sequence ATGCCAGCTGAACAGATTTTCACCCAGGCGCGGGTGGTCACGGCCGAGCAGGAGTTTGTCGGCACTGTGGTGCTGCGTGATGGCCTGATTGCGCAGGTGGAGGAGGGCATCAGCCGTCTGCCCCAGGCGCAAAACATGAACGGCGATTACCTGCTGCCGGGGCTGGTCGAGCTGCACACCGATAATCTGGAAAAGTACATGAGCCCGCGGCCTGGCGTGGACTGGCCGTCGGTCTCGGCGGTGCAGACCCACGATGCGCAGATTGTCTCGGCGGGCATCACCACGGTGTTCGATGCCCTGTCGATTGGCGACGTCAACCCGCGCGGCAAACGCATGCAGCAGCTGCCGGCCATGCTTGAGGCAATTGCCACGGCGGCCAGCGCTGGACACTTGCGCGCCGATCACCGGCTGCACCTGCGCTGCGAACTGTGCCATCCAGACACCTTGGCGGTGTTTCGTGATCTGCTGGAGCACCCGCAGGTGGCGCTGGTGTCGGTGATGGACCACTCACCGGGGCAGCGCCAGTTCGCCCAGGAGAGCAAATACCGCGAGTACTACATGGGCAAATACCACCTGAGCGAGGCGGAAATGAACGCCTTTATCAAGGAACAGGTGGCCAACTCCATCGAGTACAGCGACCGCCATCGTCGGGCGATTGTCGAGGCTTGCCACGCCCGAGGCTTATCGGTGGCCAGCCACGATGATGCGACCCTGGCCCATGTGCAGGAGTCGGCGGGTTATGGCATGTCCATCGCCGAGTTCCCCACCACCCTGGAAGCCGCCCAGGCCAGCCACCGGCTGGGACTCAAGGTATTGATGGGCGCGCCCAATATCGTTCGCGGTGGCTCGCACTCGGGCAATATTGCGGCCGCCGAGTTGGCCCAGCATGGGGTGCTGGACATCCTCTCCAGCGATTACTACCCGGCGAGCTTGCTGCAGGCAGCTTTACTGCTGGCCGCACAGGATAACGGCTATGATTTGCCTCGGGCGATTGCCACCGTCAGCCGGGCGCCGGCTCAGGCCGCCGGGTTGACTGACCGTGGCGAGATTCGCGTCGGTCTGCGTGCCGACCTGTTACAGGCGCAGGTGCACGATGGCCATGCAGTTATTCAGCAAGTCTGGCGACAAGCCAAAAGGGTGTTCTGA
- the phnL gene encoding phosphonate C-P lyase system protein PhnL: MNTLIEVSDLSKTFTLHQQHGVVLNVLNGLSFSVRAGECLVLHGQSGAGKSTLLRTLYGNYLAAGGSIRVLHDGAWIDLVGAEPRQVLAVRLQTLGYVSQFLRVIPRVATLDVVMEPALARGWSKVDAQKRAESLLSRLNIPQALWQLAPGTFSGGEQQRVNIARGFMVAWPLMLLDEPTASLDDVNRQVVLELINEAKAAGSALIGIFHDRAAREAVADRFLDMSPDAATQQEYVYAS; the protein is encoded by the coding sequence ATGAATACGCTTATCGAGGTCTCTGACCTCAGCAAGACCTTCACCCTGCACCAACAGCATGGCGTGGTGCTGAATGTATTGAACGGGCTGAGCTTCAGCGTGCGCGCTGGCGAATGCCTGGTGCTGCACGGGCAATCCGGCGCGGGCAAATCGACCTTGCTGCGCACCCTGTACGGCAACTATCTGGCAGCGGGCGGCAGCATTCGCGTGCTGCATGACGGGGCCTGGATTGATCTGGTCGGTGCCGAGCCGCGTCAGGTGCTGGCCGTGCGTCTGCAGACCCTGGGCTATGTCAGCCAGTTTCTGCGGGTCATCCCACGGGTTGCGACCCTGGATGTGGTGATGGAACCGGCTCTGGCGCGGGGCTGGAGCAAGGTGGACGCGCAGAAACGGGCCGAGAGCCTGCTGAGTCGCCTGAATATCCCGCAAGCCTTGTGGCAACTGGCACCGGGCACCTTCTCTGGCGGCGAGCAGCAGCGGGTGAATATCGCCCGCGGTTTTATGGTGGCCTGGCCGCTGATGCTGCTCGATGAGCCAACGGCCTCGCTGGACGACGTCAACCGCCAGGTGGTGCTGGAGCTGATTAACGAAGCCAAAGCCGCAGGTAGCGCCTTGATCGGCATCTTTCACGACCGCGCCGCCCGCGAGGCGGTGGCCGATCGCTTCCTCGACATGAGCCCCGATGCGGCGACTCAGCAGGAGTATGTGTATGCCAGCTGA